One genomic segment of Panicum virgatum strain AP13 chromosome 2N, P.virgatum_v5, whole genome shotgun sequence includes these proteins:
- the LOC120659847 gene encoding 4-hydroxyphenylacetaldehyde oxime monooxygenase-like: MDTQQLAWPLLPLLMAPLLFLVLLSWRRKTKTAAAGGGRRRAPLGPRRQLPVLGNLLQIGGRPHRYFQAVARRHGPVVEVRLGRVRAVVVSSPEAAKEVLRTNDLHCCSRPDSPGPRMLSYDFLDVAFSPYGNYWREMRKLFILELVSMRRVQSFAYARAAEVDRLVASLAAAAGSPPAGGPVDLSEKLYALSDGIVGTVAFGKMYGSAQFERSSFQRVMDDTVRVLGSFTFEDFFPASRLARCADVLAGAAGRRGRVFRQIDRFFDSVIDKHLDPERLQAGVQEDMVDALVKMWREEQDGEAPGLTRAHIKGILMDTFAGGIDTCAVTMIWVMSELMRNPSVMRKAQAEVRGMVAGKPRVEDEDVKGLMYLKMMLKENFRLHPPGTLLIPRETMRSCVIGGYDVLPGTRIFVNVWAMGRDPSIWDDPEEFRPERFEGSRVDFRGSDFELLPFGSGRRACPAVAMGVANVELALANLLYCFDWELPEGMKGEDIDMEETGQLAFRKTVPLCLVPIRRV, from the exons ATGGACACACAGCAGCTAGCATGGCCACTCCTCCCTCTGCTGATGGCGCCACTCCTCTTCCTGGTGCTGCTGTCCTGGAGGAGGAAGACCAAGACTGCAGCAGCGGGTGGTGGTCGACGGAGAGCTCCCCTGGGGCCCCGGAGGCAGCTGCCGGTGCTGGGCAACCTCCTCCAGATCGGCGGCCGGCCGCACCGCTACTTCCAGGCGGTCGCGCGGAGGCACGGTCCCGTGGTGGAGGTGCGGCTCGGCCGCGTgcgcgccgtcgtcgtctcGTCGCCGGAGGCCGCCAAGGAGGTCCTCCGGACCAACGACCTGCACTGCTGCAGCCGCCCCGACTCACCGG GCCCCCGGATGCTGAGCTACGACTTCCTGGACGTGGCCTTCAGCCCCTACGGCAACTACTGGCGGGAGATGCGGAAGCTCTTCATCCTCGAGCTGGTCAGCATGCGCCGCGTCCAGTCCTTCGCCtacgcccgcgccgccgaggtCGACCGCCTcgtcgcctccctcgccgccgctgccggctccCCTCCGGCGGGCGGCCCCGTCGACCTCAGCGAGAAGCTCTACGCGCTCTCCGACGGCATCGTCGGCACGGTGGCGTTCGGCAAGATGTACGGGTCGGCGCAGTTCGAGCGGAGCAGCTTCCAGCGGGTCATGGACGACACGGTGCGCGTGCTGGGGAGCTTCACGTTCGAGGACTTCTTCCCGGCGTCGCGCCTCGCGCGGTGCGCCGacgtcctcgccggcgccgccgggcggAGGGGGCGTGTCTTCCGCCAGATCGACCGCTTCTTCGACTCGGTGATCGACAAGCACCTCGACCCTGAGCGGCTGCAGGCCGGGGTGCAGGAGGACATGGTGGACGCGCTGGTGAAGATGTGGAGGGAGGAGCAGGACGGCGAGGCTCCAGGTTTGACGCGTGCCCACATCAAGGGTATCCTCATG GATACATTTGCTGGGGGCATCGACACCTGCGCTGTCACGATGATCTGGGTCATGTCCGAGCTTATGAGGAACCCTAGCGTCATGCGGAAGGCGCAGGCCGAGGTCCGCGGCATGGTGGCGGGCAAACCAAGAGTGGAGGATGAAGACGTCAAAGGCCTCATGTACCTCAAGATGATGCTGAAAGAAAACTTCAGGCTGCACCCACCGGGGACGCTGCTGATCCCAAGGGAGACCATGCGGAGCTGCGTGATCGGCGGCTACGACGTGCTTCCGGGCACAAGGATTTTCGTGAATGTTTGGGCCATGGGGAGGGATCCGAGCATCTGGGATGACCCGGAGGAGTTCAGGCCGGAGCGGTTCGAGGGAAGCCGTGTCGATTTCAGAGGCTCTGATTTTGAGCTTCTCCCGTTTGGTTCGGGACGAAGGGCATGCCCTGCTGTGGCCATGGGCGTCGCCAATGTGGAGCTTGCACTGGCCAACCTATTGTACTGCTTTGATTGGGAGCTCCCTGAGGGGATGAAGGGGGAGGACATCGATATGGAAGAAACAGGGCAGCTCGCTTTTAGGAAGACGGTGCCTCTTTGTCTTGTGCCTATTAGGCGTGTATGA